From the genome of Streptomyces spinoverrucosus:
AACAGCCGCTGCTCGGCGGGCAGTTCACTGATCACGCGTTCGGCGCGGGCCACCTGGTTCTCGAAGGACGCGGGCGAGGTGACACCGAAGTCCGGTTCCCAGTACGACTCGTGGAAGAGGCCGGGCAGCACCGAGCCGAGCGGACCCTGCTTGTTGAAGAAGCCCACTCCGCCGACGCACACGGTGTGGTAGCCCACCTCGGCCAAGCCGGAGACAAGGTCGGGGGTGTCGTAGACGAAGGTCTTCGGTGCGGTGGTCTCGCTGCCCGCGAAGCTCGCCGCGAACAGCCGTGGGTGCGGTCCGGGGGCGGCCGGGGTGGGCAGGAAGCCGGCGAACATGGCCTGGTGGGACGCGTAGGTGAAACTGCCCGGGGCGTGCCGCTTCTCCCAGCGGCCGCCGGGCAGGTGGCGGGTCAGGTTCGGTATGCGGCCCGCGGCGGCGAGTTCGGCGGCTACGTCGTAGCGCAGGGTGTCGAGGGTGACGAGGAGGAGGTCGTGGCTGCCGACGATCTCGTTCATGTCCGGCTCGCCCGCTGCCGACGGGGTGGGCGGAATCGGCTCACTGATGGGGGCGGGCGAGGGCATGGGCGCGTGTTCCTGTTCTCTTGCCGTGCGGGTGGTGCTGTGGGGGCCCGTGGGGTCCGTGGTCCTCGTCGGGCCGACCGTCATACGTGCGCAGTGCGGCCGTGACCTGGGCGGCGTAGGTGTCGAGGCCTTCGGCTCCGCTGCCGGGCAGGCCGGTGAGCCGGGGCAGCAGATCGCCGAAGGCGTTGACCTCGCCGACGGCGGCGCTGCGCCACCCGACGGCCGGCAGCAGGTCGACGCCCACGCACAGGGTGCCCGGGAAGCAGGCCGCGGCCCGCTCGCACACGTCGAGCAGGTCGGCCCAGCGGGCGCCCGCCGCCTCGACGGCCCGCCGGGCCGTGTCGAGGTCGCCGCGGCTGCCGCCGAGGTGGAGGTTGGTCAGGGGCCAGCGGCTGGTGCGGACCACCGCGTGGGTGGCTCGGCCGGCGACCACCACGACTCTCAGGTCCGCGGCCCGGCCCTGCTGCGAGGCTTTCGGCAGCCAGCGTTCCAGGTGCAGGCCGTCGGGGGCGAGCGCGTCGACGATGGCCGCGATGTCCCGCTCGCGCTCGTAGCGGCGCACCCTGAGGGAGTTGAACAGACGCCCGTCCGCGGCGAGTTCGACCGAGGTGGTGGCCCGGAGGCGCCCGCCCCCGCCCGACTCCACGGCCAGCACACCCGACGCGGACGAGCCGTGCGCGGGCTTGACGAACAGCCGGGGCATCCGGTGCTCCCGCATCAGCGCCCGTACGTCGTCCCAGCCACGTATCGGCGCGGCTCCCGGCCCCGATGTGGGCGAGGCGGGGACCGGCACGCCCGCCGCGTCGAGGACGGCGTGGCAGCGCCGCTTGTCGAACAGCACTGCCAGGTCGTCGGGGTCGTCGAGCCGGATTCCGCCGCGCAGGGAGCGCAGCGCCGCCGTGAACCCCGCGTACCAGCGGGCCGAGCCCTCCACCCGGGTGGGGTCCTGGGTGCCGCGCAGCAGCCGGTCGACGTCGGCGTTCTCGCCCGGCGAGTCGACGCGGACGAGTTCCGCCGCGTCGAACTCGGCTCCGCCCGCGCGCAGTACGTCCGACCAGGCGACGACACGCGGGGCGGGCAGGCCGGCCGCGCGCACCGCCTCGGCGAAGAGGGTGACCCGGCGGTTCTCGGGGTTGCCCACGACGGCGAAACGGGCGCTGGGGACACGGGCCGGTCGCATGGTCGGCGCGCTCATTCGCCCACGGCGACGTATCGCCACACCGTGCCGTTGTGGTCGTGGTCCTCGTCGGCGTCGCCGTGGTCCAGGTCCAGGGCGACGCCGGCGGGTTCGAGGGTCTGCCGCAGGCGCTCCTGGAGGGGCTCGGTCATGTAGTGGTGGTGCAGGTCGAGTTGCTTGAGGTGAGTGAGCGGCTGGCCGGCGAGGAGAGCGGCGGCGCCGTCGTCGGTCAGGACGCCCATGGACAGGTCCAGCACCTCCAGGCGGGCGACCACGGGAGCGGCGGCGACGGCCGCGGCGACGGCGTCCTGCATCTCGCTGTTGCGCAGGGCCAGGTGGCGCAGGCGCGGCAGGCGGGCGCCGGACAGGATCGGCTCCAGGTCGGCGACTTCGCTGTCGCCGCCGTAGTCTGGCGTGCCCAGCCACAGGTCGAGTTCTTCGAGGGCGGGCAGGTCGCTGCCCGCGACACCGCGCACGACGTCGGCGGGCAGCCCGCCGGACTCCATGGTGAGTTTGCGCAGGCCGGTGTGGCGCAGGGCGGGGAAACGCAGCCCGGATCCGCCGCGGACGCCGAACTCCTCCAGGTCGGGGAAGGCGGTGAGAAGGGGGGTGACGTCGGTCTGGTTGATCCAGGAGATCTCACACTCCTCCATCACCATGTCGCCTACGAACAGCGCCCGCAGCGCCGGGAGACGGTCCCGGGCGGCCACCAGCGCCTCGATGACGGCGGACGGGTCGGTGTCGTAGGCCTCCTGCCAGGCACCGACGATCAGGGCGCGGACGCGGGTGGTGTCGACGGCGGCGCAGAACCGGGCGAAGGCGTCGGTCCAGTCCTCCTCGGCGTCGTACACGCCGCTGCCGATGCGCCAGGCGGAGGAGTCCGCGTCGGGCAGGTCGTCCGGCCGGTGATCGGGGCCCGGGAAGGTGTAGGCGGGCAGCCGGTACAGCGCGTCGAGGTGGTCACCGATGGTCATGCGGCTGCTCCTGTGAAGAGAGAACGGGTGTTCCGTGGCGACCGCTGTTCTACCAACAGGCACTGACAAAGCCCGTCGGGGGGCCGTGGTTCCGGCCGTTGCGCCGGGGGGGGGGACGCGCCGGTGCACGAGACCTGACCGGGGCGGCCCAGCCTCGCGGACGTCCCGGCCCACTCCACGAGCTGAGCGGCGGCCGCGGCCATGAGGAGACGACCTCCGGCAACAGGGGCGCCGAATACTCGAGGGCCGGGAACGCGTCCCGGCCCTCTCGTCATTCCCCGTCACTTTCCCGTCGATCAGGGGAGCGTCCACTTCTGGTTGGGTCCGGTGTGGCAGGACCACAGATGCACTGGCGTGCCGTCGTTCCAGGTGCCGCCGGACGCGTCGAGGCATTTGCCGGTCTGCGGATTACGGACGGAGCCGTCGGCCTGCGGAGACCATTGCTGGGCGCCGGTGCCGTTGCAGCTCCACAACTGGATCCTCGTACCGTCGGCGCTGCCGCCGCCGGAGACGTCCAGACACTTGCCCAGGGCCCTCATGGTGCCGTCCGCGACGGTCCACTTCTGCGCGTCGGAGCCGCTGCACGTCCACAGCTGGATCTTCGTACCGTCGGCGGTCTGCGATCCGTCGACGTCCAGGCACTTGCCGTTGACGCCCTTCACCTCGCCCGAACGCGGCCCAGGAGTGGAACCCGAGTGCTTGATGCGGACGTTGCGGAAGGACACGTCGTCGCCGTCGCCGTGGTTCTGGATGCCGATGTGCCCCTGGGCGAGGCTTCGTGCCGGATCCGTGTTGGTGAAGTCGTTGATCTTCTGGCCGTTGAGGAAGACCTCCAGCCGCTCCCCCGTGACCCGG
Proteins encoded in this window:
- a CDS encoding STM4015 family protein translates to MTIGDHLDALYRLPAYTFPGPDHRPDDLPDADSSAWRIGSGVYDAEEDWTDAFARFCAAVDTTRVRALIVGAWQEAYDTDPSAVIEALVAARDRLPALRALFVGDMVMEECEISWINQTDVTPLLTAFPDLEEFGVRGGSGLRFPALRHTGLRKLTMESGGLPADVVRGVAGSDLPALEELDLWLGTPDYGGDSEVADLEPILSGARLPRLRHLALRNSEMQDAVAAAVAAAPVVARLEVLDLSMGVLTDDGAAALLAGQPLTHLKQLDLHHHYMTEPLQERLRQTLEPAGVALDLDHGDADEDHDHNGTVWRYVAVGE
- a CDS encoding STM4013/SEN3800 family hydrolase — its product is MNEIVGSHDLLLVTLDTLRYDVAAELAAAGRIPNLTRHLPGGRWEKRHAPGSFTYASHQAMFAGFLPTPAAPGPHPRLFAASFAGSETTAPKTFVYDTPDLVSGLAEVGYHTVCVGGVGFFNKQGPLGSVLPGLFHESYWEPDFGVTSPASFENQVARAERVISELPAEQRLFLFVNVSALHQPNWFHLPGATREDGDTRETHAAALEYVDRHIGRLFAAVSSRRRCFAIVCSDHGTAYGEGGYTGHRLGHDCVWTVPYGHFFLEPAPPTTTPATLPEATPTEATRR
- a CDS encoding STM4014 family protein translates to MSAPTMRPARVPSARFAVVGNPENRRVTLFAEAVRAAGLPAPRVVAWSDVLRAGGAEFDAAELVRVDSPGENADVDRLLRGTQDPTRVEGSARWYAGFTAALRSLRGGIRLDDPDDLAVLFDKRRCHAVLDAAGVPVPASPTSGPGAAPIRGWDDVRALMREHRMPRLFVKPAHGSSASGVLAVESGGGGRLRATTSVELAADGRLFNSLRVRRYERERDIAAIVDALAPDGLHLERWLPKASQQGRAADLRVVVVAGRATHAVVRTSRWPLTNLHLGGSRGDLDTARRAVEAAGARWADLLDVCERAAACFPGTLCVGVDLLPAVGWRSAAVGEVNAFGDLLPRLTGLPGSGAEGLDTYAAQVTAALRTYDGRPDEDHGPHGPPQHHPHGKRTGTRAHALARPHQ